The Sulfuricurvum sp. IAE1 DNA segment AGCCTTTGATGACGACCTATTCCGAGGGTATAACCTCGGGATATACGAACAAAAGCGCAAATTCTTATAGACTCTTCGGCAACGCAAATTTCTGCGTTACCAGTTCTCCTTCCTCATTAAAAAAGAGGTAATAAAGAAAATCTTTTTTGACACTCAGCCCGGCAAGATAACGCAGCGCCAGATTCGCCTGCAGCGATGCGATGTGCATCACAATCGGGGCGGCGATCCCCGCAGGGGTCTTCTGGGTGATTTTAAACAGTTCATTGAAAGAGGCCTGGTCGAAAAAACAGACCTGCCCGTTAAACGCTTCTACCGAACCGTAAACCCACGGCAGCCCTTTGGCCTTCGCGTAGGTATTGATCATTCCCCGTGTCGGCAGATTGTCGGTCGCATCGACGATGAGATCCACCTCGATCCCTTTTTCCGCAAACTCTTCGAAACGGCAGGAATGGGGAACCGCTTTGACGTAGGGGCAACGCGATTCGATGAGGGCACACGCCACCTCGGCCTTGTTCTTCCCTTCATCACCCGTTTTAAAAGCGATCTGACGATGGATGTTGTGAAGGCTGACCGTATCGAAATCGATCATGTGGATTTCCCCGATCCCCGAGGCCCCCAGTGCAAACGCCAGCGATGACCCGAGCCCTCCGCTTCCGATCACGGCAATCCGTTTGCTCTGAAGGCTGCGCTGCGTCTCTTCGCCCCAGAGCTGTACCTGGCGGTGGAAATAGTGCATCATATGAAACTCCTCTGCTACGCTGGTTGGATTACTGTACCATCGTTTACGTTAAAAGCCTCCCAATTCGTATCGGTCGGCTCGGGAATCAGATGCGGGCGTTTCGTTTTCGGAGCGCTTCTTTGAAACCCCACCCTTTACGCGCTTCGCTCAGCGCTTTGCGGTCCAGATCGACGATGAGGAGCTCTTCGGTATTCCCCAGATCCGCTTCGATCTCCCCTTCGGGAGAGACGACCATCGAATCCCCGTAAAATTTCCAGGCGTGTTTTTCGTCGAAATACTCCCCGACGCGATTGGCGCGGAGAATGTAGCAGTTATGGGTGAACGCCCGCATTTTGAGCAGTTCGCGCCAGCGGTTGTGCGATTCGAACGTCGACGCGCTGGGTACGAGGACGACATCGATATTTTTGGTCTCGACGGCTTCCCACATCGGGTCGAAATGGGTCTCGAATCCTCCCATCACGGCAAATTTGAATCCGGCCACCGCAAAAATCATCGGCGGTTTGACCGCTTCGAGAGGATTGTTATAGAATTTTTCCTCGTTCCAGTGAGGATAGTTGATCAAAAACTGCTGCGGGTAATAGGTGACGCTTCGGGGACCTACTTTAACGATCGTTTTCGTGCACTCTTTCTTCTTCACGGTGACGATCGGGGCGACAAAAACGAGATCGTATTTTTCGGCCAGCGATTTGAGGGTCTCGATCTGATGGGCACTTTGTTCTGCGATCATCGAGACAGGTGTCTGAATCAGTTCTTTGAAAAACGGGTTGAGCAGGTATTCCCCCATCAAAACGAGTTTGACCCCTTTTTGATGCGCTACCCGCGCGTAGTTTTCGAGTTTGTTGCTCCCCATTCCGATCGAGGGGAGTTGCAAAAGGGCACAGCGCATCATTGCTCCTGGTTCTTGATGATTTGGATCTGCAATTCGGCTTCTTCGAGCATCTTCTGGGCCGACTGGAGCTCTTTCATCCCCTCTTCGTATGCCTTGATGCTCTCGTTCATAGGCAATGCGGGGTCCATCAGCTTCTCAAGGATCTCTTTGGCCTTGGTGATCTTGGTTTCGAAACCGGCTTCTTCGTTCATAGTGCCTCCCTGACGTAAGTGTCGATTTTATCGATCTCGACCAAAAACGCGTCATGGCCGTAATCGCTATCGACCGCATAATAATCGACGTTCGTTTTACCCTGTTTCTTCATTGCCGTATAGATCGCTTCCATTTCATCAGGGAGGAACAACAGGTCTTTGGCGAAGCTCACCAGATAAAGTTCCGCATTGATCTTCGACAACGCCTGTTCCATCGAATCAAACCCGCGCGAAAGGTCGTAAATGTTGATCGCTTTGGTGATGTAGAGATACGAAAGCGGATCGAACCATTTCGTAAAATTGTAGCCGTTGTACTCGAGGTACGACTCGATCTGAAATTTCCCGAAAAGCTCGAACAATCCGTCGTTACGGCGGTATTCGCGCCCGAATTTTTTGGTCATCGACTGATGCGACAGAAAACTGATATGCCCCGCCATACGACCGATCGCCATTCCGGAAAGACCGTTTTCGCGTACCGTTTCGGGATCGTAATAACCGTTCTTGAAATCGGGATCCTTGAGAATCGCTTCCTGAGCCACCTTGTTAAACGCGATCGCCCAGGGCTGGGTCGCCGCGGTGGTCGCCATCGCGATGATCTTTTTAGCGAAGTTGGGGAAAAAGACACCGAACGCAAGCGCCTGCATCCCCCCCATCGATCCGCCGATGATCGCATGGACCCGATGGATACCCAGACGGTCGAAGAGTATCCGCTGCGCTTTGACCATATCCAAGATTGTAATGACGGGAAATTTGTAACGGTAAGGTTCATTATAAGGGTAGCGCAGTGACATTGGGCCCGTCGAGCCGAAGCAGCTGCCGATGACGTTGGTACAGATCACGAAAAAACGGTCGGTATCGACCGCTTTGCCGGGGCCTATGAGTCCGTCCCACCACCCGGGTTTGTTATCCCCTTCGTAAGTACCGGCCGCATGGTGCGATCCGGTAAGGGCATGCGTTATCACAACGACATTGTCTTTCGCGTCGTTCAGTTCTCCGTACGTTTCGTAAACGATGTCGTAAGGTTCGAGAATCCTTCCGCTCTCCAGATAAAGAGGGTTGGTAAAATGCTCGCTGTGAATCTGCAGGTTTAACATAACTTCCTTTACGCGTCCAATGCCTGTTTGAGGTCGTTGATCAAATCCCGGCTGTCTTCAAGGCCGATGCTCAGGCGAATCAACCCCGAGGGGACGCCGCAGGCGATCAATTCTTCGTTCGAGAGCTGCTGATGGGTCGTCGATGCCGGATGGGTGATGATCGACTTGGAATCGCCGATATTGACGACAAGCGAGAACAGCGCCGTCGCATCCACGATTTTTTTGGCTTCCTCGAAACTCTCCACCTCGAAGCTCAGCAGCCCGCTTGCCATTCCGCCATCGAAATAACGCTGCGCGTTGGCATAGTTGGCGTTGCTTTTGAGCCCCGGATAGTTCACCTTTTTCACTTTCGGATGAGCTTCGAGGAATTCCGCAACGGCCAGCGCGTTGCGCGAATGTTCGCGCATCCGAAGGCTGAGCGTTTCGATCCCCTGGATAAAAAGCCACGAGTTGAACGGAGAGACTACCGCGCCGAGATCGCGCAGCAGGGAGAGACGCGCACGCAATGTAAAAAGGGGCAGCGGAACGTCGACGTAGACGAGGCCGTGGTAACTCTCATCCGGCTCGTTAAACTGCGGATAGCGAGCGTTCCCTTTGATCAGATCCAGCAGACCGTGGCGTTCAACCATAATACCGCCGATGGCAAGCCCCTGCCCCGTCGTATATTTGCTGGCACTGTGGACGACGACGTCGACCCCGTGTTCCAGCGGACGGCACAGTACCGGGGTAGCAACGGTATTGTCGACGATCGTGAGGATCCCGTGTTTTTTCGCAATGGCCGTGATCGCGCCGATATCGGCGACGTCGATACTGGGGTTGGTGAGGGTCTCAAAGAAGATCGCCTTGGTTTTGCCATCGACGAGCGCCTCGATCTCTTCGGGGTTATGGACATTGAAAAATCGTGCCTGGATGCCGAAACGTTTAAGGGTATGGGCCGCCTGGGTCAGAGTTCCGCCGTAGAGCTGCTTGGCGCAGACGATGTTATCCCCTGCCTCGGCGGCGTTGGCGATCGCGTAAAAAATGGCGGCCATTCCGCTCGATGCGGCCAGACCTGCCGCTCCTCCCTCGAGGGCGGCAAAACGTTTTTCAAAAACGTCGGTCGTCGGATTGTTCAACCGAGTATAAATGTTCCCCAGTTCTTTGAGGGCAAAAAGATTGGCTGCGTGCTCGACGTCACGAAATTCGTACGCCGTCGTCTGGTAAATGGGGACGGCCATCGTGCTCTGCGTATCTTTGTCGTATCCGGCGTGGATGGCATCGGTTTGAAGTTGCATATTCATCCTTTAGTGGTTGTTTGGCGCAATTGTATCCACAACCCGTCTTTTTTCCCGTGTTTCCCAAACGGTTTAATTACCATTAAACCGATAGGAATTACTTATACGTGGTAGTTCGGCGCTTCCTGCGTGATGATAACGTCGTGAACGTGCGATTCTTTAAGCCCGGCGCTCGTGATCTCGACGAATTCGGCTTTTTCCCAGAATACAGGGATGCTTTCGCTTCCGCAGTATCCCATCGACGAACGCAGACCGCCCATCATCTGGTGGACGACAGCGGCGATTGTCCCGCGATAGGGAACACGTCCTTCGATCCCTTCGGGGACGAGTTTATCGGCTGCGGTCCCTTCCTGGAAATAACGGTCGGTCGAACCTTTGGTCATTGCGCCGATGGAACCCATACCGCGGTACGCTTTGTACTGGCGACCCTGATACATGATCGTATCTCCCGGAGATTCCTCGGTTCCGGCCAGAAGCGATCCGGCCATGATGGCGCTTGCACCCACAGCGAGGGCTTTGGCGATATCACCCGAATAACGGATACCGCCGTCGGCGATGACGGGGACGCCGTGTTTGCGTGCGGCGCTCGCGCACTCATCAATTGCCGAAATCTGCGGTACGCCGACGCCGGCGACGATACGGGTCGTACAGATCGATCCGGGCCCGATGCCGACTTTGACGCCGTCAACTCCCGCTTCGATCAGTGCTTCGGTCGCTTCGGCCGTCGCGACGTTGCCCGCGATGATGTCGATCACCATCTCTTTTTTGATCGCTTTGACCGTATCGATAATCCCTTTGGAATGGCCGTGCGCCGAATCCAGAACCAACACGTCGACTCCCGCATCGACGAGGGCGCGTGCACGGTCGAGCTGACCGACACCGATGGCCGCACCGACACGGAGGCGTCCGAAATCGTCTTTGTTGGCGTGAGGGTATTCGATCCGTTTCTTGATATCCTTGATCGTGATCAGCCCTTTGAGGCACCCCTCGTCATCGATGATCGGGAGCTTTTCGATCTTGTTTTTGTGCATGATCTGCTCGGCCTCTTCGAGGGTGATCCCCGCTTTGGCGGTCACCAGCGGCATCGGGGTCATCACCATATGGGCCTGCTTTTTGAGGTCTTTTTCAAAACGCATGTCCCGATTGGTCAAAATACCGAGCAGTTTGTTGTGGGCGTCGACGACGGGAACGCCGGAAATACGGAATTCGCTCATCAACTGTTCCGCATCGGCGAGGGTCGCATCGGGAAGAACATAGATCGGGTCAATGATGATTCCGCTTTCGGATTTTTTCACTTTTTTGACCTGTTTGACCTGTGTTTCGATATCCATGTTTTTGTGGATGATCCCGATTCCGCCCAGGTGCGCCATCGCGATTGCCGCGCGATACTCGGTAACCGTATCCATCGCCGCGGAAACCATCGGGATGTTCAAGGGGATGTTGCGTGTCAGCATCGTTTTGAGACTCACCTCTTTGGGGAGAACCTCGGAGTATTTCGGAATAAGAAGTACATCTTCAAATGTGAGGGCACGTTTACGAATATTCATATGGTTTATCCTTTAAGCTTTGTTTCGAGGCTCAATGCCCCGTTGAACAGGGTTTGCTCCGCATACGGAGCGGCTATCAGCTGCAATCCGACCGGCATCCCGTCCCCGGCGGTATCGACCGGAAGGGAGATGGCCGGTAGCCCGGCAAGGTTGACCGAAATGGTGTAAATATCGCTCAGATACATCTCGAGCGGATCGCTTAAGCTCCCAAACTCGTACGCCGTCCGTGGCGCGACGGGAGTAAGGATCAGATCGACCTCTTCGAAAAGCTTATTATACTCTTCTTGGATCAGAGTCCGCACTTTTTGCGCCTTGACGTAATAAGCGTCGTAGTATCCCGAAGAGAGGACGAAGTTTCCGAGCATGATCCGTCGCTGTACTTCGGGCCCGAAGCCGCGCGAGCGGGTTTGGAGGAAGGTGTCTTTGAGGTTCTCCCCTTCCACGCGGTTACCGTAGCGGATCCCGTCGTAACGGGCCAGGTTGGTCGTCGCTTCGGCAGTCGCCGTGATGTAGTAGGCCGAGATATCGTACTTGGGGTCCATCAGGCTTTTTTCGACAACGGTATGCCCCGCGTTTTTGAGCGCTTCGACCGCTTTGGCATACGCTTTGCGGACATCAGGGGATGCATCTTTGACGTAATCGGGGACGATCGCAACCGTCAGTTTGACGCTGGCGTCAAGTTTGTCGCTCACTTTGCCGTCGTTACGCTCGGCACTGGTCGAGTCTTTGGGATCATACCCCTGGATGATATCGTACAAAATCGCGGCGTCTTCGACGTTCTGCGTCATCGGCCCGATCTGATCGAGCGAACTCGCATACGCCCCCAGGCCGTAACGGCTGACCCGCCCGTAGGTGGGTTTCATCCCTACGATACCGCAAAAAGCCGCAGGCTGGCGGATCGATCCGCCCGTATCGCTCCCCAGCGCGGCCACGGCCAAACCTGCGGCAACCGCCGCCGCCGAACCGCCCGAACTTCCGCCCGGCACCCGGCTGGGA contains these protein-coding regions:
- a CDS encoding HesA/MoeB/ThiF family protein, with the translated sequence MMHYFHRQVQLWGEETQRSLQSKRIAVIGSGGLGSSLAFALGASGIGEIHMIDFDTVSLHNIHRQIAFKTGDEGKNKAEVACALIESRCPYVKAVPHSCRFEEFAEKGIEVDLIVDATDNLPTRGMINTYAKAKGLPWVYGSVEAFNGQVCFFDQASFNELFKITQKTPAGIAAPIVMHIASLQANLALRYLAGLSVKKDFLYYLFFNEEGELVTQKFALPKSL
- a CDS encoding carbon-nitrogen hydrolase family protein; translated protein: MRCALLQLPSIGMGSNKLENYARVAHQKGVKLVLMGEYLLNPFFKELIQTPVSMIAEQSAHQIETLKSLAEKYDLVFVAPIVTVKKKECTKTIVKVGPRSVTYYPQQFLINYPHWNEEKFYNNPLEAVKPPMIFAVAGFKFAVMGGFETHFDPMWEAVETKNIDVVLVPSASTFESHNRWRELLKMRAFTHNCYILRANRVGEYFDEKHAWKFYGDSMVVSPEGEIEADLGNTEELLIVDLDRKALSEARKGWGFKEALRKRNARI
- the xseB gene encoding exodeoxyribonuclease VII small subunit, which produces MNEEAGFETKITKAKEILEKLMDPALPMNESIKAYEEGMKELQSAQKMLEEAELQIQIIKNQEQ
- a CDS encoding homoserine O-acetyltransferase, giving the protein MLNLQIHSEHFTNPLYLESGRILEPYDIVYETYGELNDAKDNVVVITHALTGSHHAAGTYEGDNKPGWWDGLIGPGKAVDTDRFFVICTNVIGSCFGSTGPMSLRYPYNEPYRYKFPVITILDMVKAQRILFDRLGIHRVHAIIGGSMGGMQALAFGVFFPNFAKKIIAMATTAATQPWAIAFNKVAQEAILKDPDFKNGYYDPETVRENGLSGMAIGRMAGHISFLSHQSMTKKFGREYRRNDGLFELFGKFQIESYLEYNGYNFTKWFDPLSYLYITKAINIYDLSRGFDSMEQALSKINAELYLVSFAKDLLFLPDEMEAIYTAMKKQGKTNVDYYAVDSDYGHDAFLVEIDKIDTYVREAL
- a CDS encoding O-acetylhomoserine aminocarboxypropyltransferase/cysteine synthase family protein, which gives rise to MQLQTDAIHAGYDKDTQSTMAVPIYQTTAYEFRDVEHAANLFALKELGNIYTRLNNPTTDVFEKRFAALEGGAAGLAASSGMAAIFYAIANAAEAGDNIVCAKQLYGGTLTQAAHTLKRFGIQARFFNVHNPEEIEALVDGKTKAIFFETLTNPSIDVADIGAITAIAKKHGILTIVDNTVATPVLCRPLEHGVDVVVHSASKYTTGQGLAIGGIMVERHGLLDLIKGNARYPQFNEPDESYHGLVYVDVPLPLFTLRARLSLLRDLGAVVSPFNSWLFIQGIETLSLRMREHSRNALAVAEFLEAHPKVKKVNYPGLKSNANYANAQRYFDGGMASGLLSFEVESFEEAKKIVDATALFSLVVNIGDSKSIITHPASTTHQQLSNEELIACGVPSGLIRLSIGLEDSRDLINDLKQALDA
- the guaB gene encoding IMP dehydrogenase, with amino-acid sequence MNIRKRALTFEDVLLIPKYSEVLPKEVSLKTMLTRNIPLNIPMVSAAMDTVTEYRAAIAMAHLGGIGIIHKNMDIETQVKQVKKVKKSESGIIIDPIYVLPDATLADAEQLMSEFRISGVPVVDAHNKLLGILTNRDMRFEKDLKKQAHMVMTPMPLVTAKAGITLEEAEQIMHKNKIEKLPIIDDEGCLKGLITIKDIKKRIEYPHANKDDFGRLRVGAAIGVGQLDRARALVDAGVDVLVLDSAHGHSKGIIDTVKAIKKEMVIDIIAGNVATAEATEALIEAGVDGVKVGIGPGSICTTRIVAGVGVPQISAIDECASAARKHGVPVIADGGIRYSGDIAKALAVGASAIMAGSLLAGTEESPGDTIMYQGRQYKAYRGMGSIGAMTKGSTDRYFQEGTAADKLVPEGIEGRVPYRGTIAAVVHQMMGGLRSSMGYCGSESIPVFWEKAEFVEITSAGLKESHVHDVIITQEAPNYHV
- the gatA gene encoding Asp-tRNA(Asn)/Glu-tRNA(Gln) amidotransferase subunit GatA, translated to MITLKEALKLSKEEIAQLKSELKAKIEANSDLNAYIDVLNVGEGIPIAIKDNIQVKGWSVTSGSNILKGYVAPYNATVVEKMLDAGFSPFGRTNMDEFAMGSTTESSCYGKTLNPLNPSRVPGGSSGGSAAAVAAGLAVAALGSDTGGSIRQPAAFCGIVGMKPTYGRVSRYGLGAYASSLDQIGPMTQNVEDAAILYDIIQGYDPKDSTSAERNDGKVSDKLDASVKLTVAIVPDYVKDASPDVRKAYAKAVEALKNAGHTVVEKSLMDPKYDISAYYITATAEATTNLARYDGIRYGNRVEGENLKDTFLQTRSRGFGPEVQRRIMLGNFVLSSGYYDAYYVKAQKVRTLIQEEYNKLFEEVDLILTPVAPRTAYEFGSLSDPLEMYLSDIYTISVNLAGLPAISLPVDTAGDGMPVGLQLIAAPYAEQTLFNGALSLETKLKG